In a genomic window of Limisphaera ngatamarikiensis:
- a CDS encoding FG-GAP-like repeat-containing protein — MKRFVGACVCVATLLAVHRAVAGLEMLNLVEARPGSGWYVAAVTNAFDGVGSANADDWTFNAEGGDRLSVRIETAIGASRPQLRVLDPSGQSVASVSGSSAGVAQVFNVRLSSPGGYRIRVYTDNQVSDYVLRVDLSRGPALETEPNNDTNTANILPTVFQAGAFQMSVVGALPADDPEGDWYALGSLQPGNQLTARLELGSWTVLQPGDAVLGLYRLGDTNPVAQVAAQTNLTIAQAGEYLARVTASANRGILARYYLELSVVDSVPPTVSSVTLPDQGGTTTDLINAFSVVFSEPLRPLTATNPASFDLRKAGADGVFDTADDILYPLTLVYSGGNILQVNLNDGPLQLGLTRFTIGQGVLDRAGNPLTPAFARTFSVERLGLFQVENRSNDTWAGATGLGLVGGEGASGSFVVGSSFGVGRNPYYVVAGDWNGDGVMDLATANLSSDDVSVLLGGGDGTFGVATNVGAGDGPVALAAGDVNGDGVMDLVVANAYSHDVSVLLGRGDGGFGSVTNWSVGRNPNGLVLGDFNGDGWLDVATANNGSGDVSVRLGVGGGGFGGVTNWAAGSGPVGLAVGDLNGDGRLDLVVANYGSGDVGVWLGRGDGGFEGGVRYGGLNRPRGVAVGDVNGDGLMDVVVVNSGDNTLGVLLGNGDGTLRPVVSYGAGTSDPYWLALGDLNGDGWLDVVIGSYGSSRVVVLLNGGAGVFEGPVRYSVDGNPIGVVVGDWDGDGWLDLASANYSGNSVTVLRAVGVGGLVEDPVGSGVRHGYGRGNLSGRGDVDYWSFGGRAGDRVMVAVEVPGNPGNSGLYYRLEGPDGRELTSFYGQWHNGTGQSGPVELPVSGVYRVRVSYNYDYWGEYRLRVLVVSPPWQLEAEDNNTVAQANVPVFTRQGTNQWALIAGYLRAGDPGDVYALRNLPPDAQNYLLDLPAGTEIRLTLTLPATSPLIPILEVLNNAGTTLLAGAAGQTNLSYVVPTDGRYLARVRADGGSAGLLAQYLLRVDVLTPVDLTPPQVVADTLPAEGSSVPAVIDRFTLTFSEDMLATTVNNPASFELRGAGPDGLLDTGDDWLYTVIASPAYTIGTNVTFVISDGPLQVGLHRFTAGTALKDASGNHLSAPYVRIFNVTNVPGYVLENRSNDTWAGATGLGLGGGEGASGSFVVGSSFGVGRNPYYVVAGDWNGDGVMDLATANLSSDDVSVLLGRGDGTFGVATNVGAGDGPVALAAGDVNGDGVMDLVVANAYSHDVSVLLGRGDGGFGSVTNWSVGRNPNGLVLGDFNGDGWLDVATANNGSGDVSVRLGVGGGGFGGVTNWAAGSGPVGLAVGDLNGDGRLDLVVANYGSGDVGVWLGRGDGGFEGGVRYGGLNRPRGVAVGDVNGDGLMDVVVVNSGDNTLGVLLGNGDGTLRPVVSYGAGTSDPYWLALGDLNGDGWLDVVIGSYGSSRVVVLLNGGAGVFEGPVRYSVDGNPIGVVVGDWDGDGWLDLASANYSGNSVTVLRAVGVGGLVEDPVGSGVRHGYGRGNLSGRGDVDYWSFGGRAGDRVMVAVEVPGNPGSSGLYYRLEGPDGRVLTDFYAQGNGTGQSGPVELPVSGVYRVRVSYNYDYWGEYRLRVLVASPPWQLEAEDNNTVGRANVPVFTRQGTNQWALIAGYLRAGDPGDVFALSYAPLGRSEPVFTLPENSQIRVALNRPSSSGLDPILEILNAAGTVVASAPAGTTNLTHTVLPGAAGRYYVRVRANTGTDGLLSQYLLSVEETIPQDTTSPQILGDTLPPEGSTTTNVWDRFTITFSEELSPATVNNASAYELRNAGPDDLFGTADDSLYILAVSPAYVNGTNASLLVTDGPLQPGRYRFSVATNLLDLGLNPLSAPYVRTFNVTNVPGYVLENRSNDTWAGATGLGLGGGEGA; from the coding sequence ATGAAAAGGTTTGTTGGTGCGTGCGTTTGCGTGGCGACGCTCCTGGCGGTCCATCGAGCCGTGGCCGGTCTTGAGATGCTCAACCTGGTGGAGGCCAGACCCGGCTCCGGATGGTACGTGGCTGCCGTGACCAACGCCTTTGACGGTGTGGGCAGCGCCAACGCCGATGATTGGACCTTCAATGCCGAGGGTGGCGACCGCCTCAGCGTCCGCATCGAAACCGCCATCGGCGCATCGAGGCCGCAACTTCGGGTTCTTGACCCCTCCGGTCAAAGCGTGGCCTCCGTCAGTGGCAGCTCTGCAGGGGTGGCGCAAGTCTTCAATGTCCGGCTTTCCTCCCCGGGCGGTTACCGCATCCGGGTGTACACGGACAATCAGGTCTCCGATTATGTCCTGCGTGTGGACCTCAGCCGCGGGCCCGCGCTGGAAACCGAACCCAACAACGACACCAATACCGCCAACATCCTGCCGACGGTGTTCCAGGCGGGAGCGTTTCAAATGTCTGTCGTCGGTGCGCTGCCGGCAGACGATCCGGAGGGTGACTGGTATGCTCTCGGGAGTCTGCAGCCCGGTAACCAGCTTACCGCCCGGCTGGAATTGGGTTCATGGACTGTCCTCCAACCCGGCGATGCCGTGCTGGGCCTCTACCGTCTGGGCGACACCAACCCCGTGGCCCAGGTTGCAGCCCAGACCAACCTCACCATCGCGCAAGCGGGCGAGTACCTGGCGCGGGTGACCGCATCCGCCAACCGCGGCATCCTGGCACGGTATTACCTCGAGCTCAGCGTGGTGGACAGCGTGCCTCCCACCGTCAGCAGCGTTACTCTGCCCGACCAGGGAGGTACCACCACCGACCTGATCAATGCCTTCTCCGTCGTCTTTTCCGAACCACTCCGCCCATTAACCGCAACCAATCCCGCCAGTTTCGATCTCCGGAAAGCGGGCGCCGACGGCGTCTTCGACACGGCCGACGACATCCTGTACCCCCTGACGCTCGTGTACTCCGGGGGTAACATTCTCCAGGTCAATCTGAATGACGGCCCGCTTCAGTTGGGGCTCACCCGGTTCACCATTGGACAGGGCGTGCTCGATCGCGCAGGTAATCCCCTCACGCCCGCATTCGCTCGCACCTTTAGCGTTGAACGTCTCGGCTTGTTCCAGGTTGAGAACCGTTCGAACGACACGTGGGCTGGGGCGACGGGGTTGGGGTTGGTTGGGGGTGAGGGTGCGTCGGGTTCGTTTGTGGTGGGGTCGAGTTTTGGGGTGGGGAGGAATCCGTATTATGTGGTGGCTGGGGACTGGAACGGGGATGGTGTGATGGATTTGGCGACGGCGAATTTGAGCAGTGACGATGTGAGTGTGTTGTTGGGGGGTGGGGATGGGACGTTTGGGGTGGCGACGAATGTTGGGGCTGGGGACGGGCCGGTGGCGTTGGCGGCTGGGGATGTGAACGGGGACGGGGTGATGGATTTGGTGGTGGCCAATGCGTACAGCCACGATGTGAGTGTGTTGCTGGGGCGTGGGGATGGGGGATTTGGGAGTGTGACGAACTGGTCGGTGGGGAGGAATCCGAATGGGTTGGTGTTGGGGGATTTCAATGGGGACGGGTGGTTGGATGTGGCGACGGCGAATAATGGGAGTGGGGATGTGAGTGTGAGGTTGGGGGTTGGGGGTGGGGGATTTGGTGGGGTGACGAACTGGGCGGCGGGGAGTGGTCCTGTGGGGTTGGCGGTTGGGGATTTGAATGGGGATGGGAGGTTGGACCTGGTGGTGGCCAATTATGGCAGTGGGGATGTGGGTGTGTGGTTGGGGCGTGGGGATGGTGGGTTTGAGGGTGGGGTGAGGTATGGTGGGTTGAATCGTCCTCGGGGTGTGGCGGTGGGGGATGTGAATGGGGATGGGTTGATGGATGTGGTGGTGGTGAACAGTGGGGACAACACGCTGGGGGTGTTGTTGGGTAATGGGGATGGGACGCTGCGGCCGGTGGTGAGTTATGGGGCTGGGACGTCGGATCCGTATTGGTTGGCATTGGGGGATTTGAACGGGGACGGGTGGTTGGACGTGGTGATTGGGAGTTATGGGAGCAGTCGGGTGGTGGTGCTGTTGAACGGTGGGGCTGGGGTGTTTGAGGGGCCGGTGAGGTACAGTGTGGATGGCAATCCGATTGGTGTGGTGGTGGGGGACTGGGATGGGGATGGTTGGTTGGATTTGGCCAGTGCGAACTACTCTGGCAACAGTGTGACGGTGTTGAGGGCGGTTGGGGTGGGGGGTTTGGTGGAGGATCCTGTGGGCAGTGGGGTGCGGCACGGGTATGGGCGGGGCAATCTGTCGGGCAGGGGTGATGTGGACTACTGGAGCTTCGGTGGGCGTGCTGGGGATCGGGTGATGGTGGCGGTGGAGGTGCCGGGGAATCCGGGCAACAGTGGGTTGTATTATCGGTTGGAGGGTCCGGACGGGAGGGAGCTGACGAGTTTTTACGGGCAGTGGCATAATGGGACGGGTCAATCGGGGCCGGTGGAGTTGCCGGTGAGTGGGGTGTATCGGGTGCGGGTGAGTTACAATTACGACTATTGGGGGGAGTATCGGTTGCGGGTGTTGGTGGTGTCGCCTCCGTGGCAGTTGGAGGCTGAGGACAACAACACGGTGGCCCAGGCCAATGTGCCGGTCTTTACTCGGCAGGGGACCAACCAGTGGGCGCTGATTGCCGGTTACCTCCGCGCCGGTGACCCGGGCGACGTGTATGCATTGCGGAACCTCCCGCCAGACGCCCAGAACTATCTCTTGGACCTTCCTGCGGGCACAGAAATCCGGCTGACCCTCACGCTACCGGCTACCAGCCCCTTGATCCCGATCCTAGAGGTGTTGAACAACGCCGGTACGACGCTGCTTGCCGGCGCGGCCGGGCAGACCAACCTGAGCTATGTCGTGCCCACAGACGGACGTTATCTGGCGCGGGTGCGTGCCGACGGCGGTTCCGCCGGTCTGCTGGCGCAGTATCTGCTGCGGGTGGATGTGCTCACGCCGGTGGACCTGACACCGCCGCAGGTGGTGGCGGACACTCTGCCCGCCGAGGGCAGCTCGGTTCCGGCCGTCATCGACCGGTTTACGCTGACTTTCTCCGAGGACATGCTGGCCACCACCGTCAACAATCCCGCCAGTTTTGAACTGCGAGGTGCCGGCCCGGACGGCCTCCTCGACACCGGAGACGACTGGCTCTACACCGTGATTGCCTCTCCGGCTTACACCATTGGCACCAATGTTACCTTCGTCATTTCCGATGGTCCCCTGCAAGTCGGGCTGCACCGATTTACGGCAGGTACGGCGCTCAAGGACGCCAGTGGGAATCACCTTTCCGCCCCCTACGTACGGATCTTTAACGTGACGAATGTGCCCGGGTACGTGTTGGAGAACCGTTCGAACGACACGTGGGCTGGGGCGACGGGATTGGGGTTGGGTGGGGGTGAGGGTGCGTCGGGTTCGTTTGTGGTGGGGTCGAGTTTTGGGGTGGGGAGGAATCCGTATTATGTGGTGGCTGGGGACTGGAACGGGGATGGGGTAATGGATTTGGCGACGGCGAATTTGAGCAGTGACGATGTGAGTGTGTTGTTGGGGCGTGGGGATGGGACGTTTGGGGTGGCGACGAATGTTGGGGCTGGGGACGGGCCGGTGGCGTTGGCGGCTGGGGATGTGAACGGGGACGGGGTGATGGATTTGGTGGTGGCCAATGCGTACAGCCACGATGTGAGTGTGTTGCTGGGGCGTGGGGATGGGGGATTTGGGAGTGTGACGAACTGGTCGGTGGGGAGGAATCCGAATGGGTTGGTGTTGGGGGATTTCAATGGGGACGGGTGGTTGGATGTGGCGACGGCGAATAATGGGAGTGGGGATGTGAGTGTGAGGTTGGGGGTTGGGGGTGGGGGATTTGGTGGGGTGACGAACTGGGCGGCGGGGAGTGGTCCTGTGGGGTTGGCGGTTGGGGATTTGAATGGGGATGGGAGGTTGGACCTGGTGGTGGCCAATTATGGCAGTGGGGATGTGGGTGTGTGGTTGGGGCGTGGGGATGGTGGGTTTGAGGGTGGGGTGAGGTATGGTGGGTTGAATCGTCCTCGGGGTGTGGCGGTGGGGGATGTGAATGGGGATGGGTTGATGGATGTGGTGGTGGTGAACAGTGGGGACAACACGCTGGGGGTGTTGTTGGGTAATGGGGATGGGACGCTGCGGCCGGTGGTGAGTTATGGGGCTGGGACGTCGGATCCGTATTGGTTGGCATTGGGGGATTTGAACGGGGACGGGTGGTTGGACGTGGTGATTGGGAGTTATGGGAGCAGTCGGGTGGTGGTGCTGTTGAACGGTGGGGCTGGGGTGTTTGAGGGGCCGGTGAGGTACAGTGTGGATGGCAATCCGATTGGTGTGGTGGTGGGGGACTGGGATGGGGATGGTTGGTTGGATTTGGCCAGTGCGAACTACTCTGGCAACAGTGTGACGGTGTTGAGGGCGGTTGGGGTGGGGGGTTTGGTGGAGGATCCTGTGGGCAGTGGGGTGCGGCACGGGTATGGGCGGGGCAATCTGTCGGGCAGGGGTGATGTGGACTACTGGAGCTTCGGTGGGCGTGCTGGGGATCGGGTGATGGTGGCGGTGGAGGTGCCGGGCAATCCGGGCAGCAGTGGGTTGTATTATCGGTTGGAGGGGCCGGACGGGAGGGTGTTGACGGACTTTTACGCGCAGGGCAACGGGACGGGTCAATCGGGGCCGGTGGAGTTGCCGGTGAGTGGGGTGTATCGGGTGCGGGTGAGTTACAATTACGACTATTGGGGGGAGTATCGGTTGCGGGTGCTGGTGGCGTCGCCGCCGTGGCAGTTGGAGGCTGAGGACAACAACACGGTGGGCCGGGCCAACGTGCCGGTCTTTACGCGGCAGGGGACCAACCAGTGGGCGCTGATTGCCGGTTACCTCCGCGCCGGTGACCCGGGCGACGTGTTTGCACTGTCATATGCGCCGCTGGGCCGCTCAGAGCCGGTCTTCACCCTTCCCGAGAACAGTCAAATCCGTGTGGCCCTGAACCGGCCGTCGTCCAGCGGATTGGACCCAATACTGGAAATCCTGAACGCTGCCGGCACGGTGGTGGCGTCGGCCCCGGCGGGGACGACAAATCTGACACACACGGTCCTCCCGGGCGCAGCTGGTCGTTACTACGTGCGCGTGCGTGCGAACACGGGCACTGACGGCCTCCTTTCCCAATACCTGTTGAGTGTGGAGGAAACGATCCCTCAGGATACGACGTCGCCGCAGATCCTTGGCGATACGCTGCCGCCCGAGGGCAGCACCACCACCAATGTTTGGGATCGCTTCACAATCACCTTTTCCGAGGAGCTTTCCCCGGCCACGGTGAACAACGCTTCCGCCTATGAACTGCGAAACGCCGGGCCCGATGATCTTTTTGGCACGGCGGATGACTCACTGTACATCCTGGCGGTCTCCCCGGCTTATGTGAACGGAACCAATGCGTCCCTCCTGGTAACCGATGGTCCCCTTCAGCCGGGGCGTTACCGGTTCAGTGTCGCCACGAACCTTCTCGACCTGGGGCTGAATCCCCTTTCCGCTCCCTATGTACGGACGTTTAACGTGACGAATGTGCCCGGGTATGTGTTGGAGAACCGTTCGAACGACACGTGGGCTGGGGCGACGGGATTGGGGTTGGGTGGGGGTGAGGGTGCG
- a CDS encoding S8 family peptidase has protein sequence MGLVRMTWSRQVAALVLLGWAAGLAGAVMEVQSVVTLERNPRLFVWAEPGRETELQALHAGLGVRVVHTMVPCGGFQIVELGRGTDPETVLERYRMSGMVHRVEPDGVIRAAQALPDDPFFQNGAQWHLNNYGQNGGVPDADVDAPEAWDVIREATNVVVAVLDSGIRWSHEDLKDNLWRDPRTGSNGLNLITGTNNPWDDNGHGTHVAGLIGAVGNNGRGVAGVAWRVQLMGVKVLDSQGNGYFSDAVLGVEYAITNGARVLNISWTSSTYSSAFSNVLWWAGQQGAVVVTAAGNTSANLDTFPLWPASLGLPHQLTVGASTRTDDRYTQSAYGPASVHLFAPGATLYSTSSSGDTAYTTMSGTSMATAVVSGAVALTMARFPGAGPTEIVNRILAAVDVKPAFQGRCRTGGRLNLRRVVDLPQLAMIRSPEPVMELHGHPGHAYEVWGSSDLVNWQRVTNMVLTGATWSWPGPEGLLLPSRFYRAVPAP, from the coding sequence ATGGGGCTGGTCCGGATGACATGGAGCCGGCAGGTCGCCGCTCTGGTGTTGCTGGGATGGGCCGCTGGGTTGGCAGGGGCGGTGATGGAGGTGCAATCGGTCGTAACCTTGGAGCGCAACCCGCGGCTGTTTGTTTGGGCCGAACCGGGTCGGGAAACGGAGCTCCAAGCCCTGCACGCCGGCCTCGGGGTGCGGGTGGTGCATACCATGGTTCCATGCGGCGGATTTCAAATCGTGGAGTTGGGTCGGGGAACGGATCCGGAAACGGTTCTGGAACGGTACCGCATGAGCGGGATGGTGCACCGGGTGGAACCGGATGGGGTTATCCGGGCGGCACAGGCTTTACCGGACGATCCGTTTTTCCAGAACGGTGCCCAATGGCATCTCAACAATTATGGCCAGAACGGTGGGGTGCCGGACGCCGACGTGGACGCGCCCGAGGCATGGGATGTGATCCGGGAGGCGACCAACGTGGTCGTGGCGGTCCTCGACAGTGGGATCCGCTGGTCGCACGAGGACTTGAAGGACAATTTGTGGCGGGATCCGCGCACGGGGTCCAACGGCTTGAACCTGATCACGGGCACGAACAACCCCTGGGACGACAACGGCCACGGCACCCATGTGGCGGGTCTGATTGGTGCCGTGGGCAATAACGGTCGGGGCGTGGCGGGCGTGGCCTGGCGGGTGCAGCTCATGGGGGTGAAGGTCCTGGACAGCCAGGGCAATGGCTATTTCAGCGACGCGGTTTTGGGCGTGGAATACGCAATCACCAACGGCGCGCGGGTTTTGAACATCAGCTGGACAAGTTCCACCTACTCGTCGGCCTTTTCGAATGTCCTTTGGTGGGCGGGGCAACAGGGCGCCGTGGTGGTAACGGCTGCGGGCAATACATCGGCCAACCTCGACACCTTCCCTCTCTGGCCGGCCTCATTGGGTCTACCCCATCAATTAACGGTAGGGGCTTCAACCCGCACCGACGACCGGTACACCCAATCGGCCTACGGCCCGGCGTCGGTCCATCTTTTTGCCCCCGGCGCAACCCTGTATTCCACTTCGAGCAGCGGGGACACGGCTTACACAACCATGAGCGGCACCTCCATGGCGACCGCTGTGGTGAGCGGGGCGGTGGCATTGACGATGGCGCGCTTTCCCGGGGCCGGTCCGACGGAGATCGTGAATCGGATTCTGGCGGCGGTGGACGTGAAGCCGGCGTTCCAGGGCCGGTGCCGAACGGGCGGCCGACTCAACCTGCGCCGGGTTGTGGATCTCCCGCAACTTGCCATGATCCGCAGCCCGGAACCGGTCATGGAGTTGCATGGGCATCCCGGACATGCCTACGAGGTCTGGGGGTCGTCGGACCTGGTGAATTGGCAACGCGTCACCAATATGGTTTTGACCGGAGCAACCTGGAGCTGGCCGGGTCCGGAAGGGCTGCTGCTGCCCAGTCGATTTTACCGGGCCGTGCCCGCACCCTGA